One window of the Aquificaceae bacterium genome contains the following:
- a CDS encoding adenylate kinase gives MIVVFLGPPGSGKGTQAKKLSQELGLLHISTGDLLREAVKNQTPLGLKAREYMERGELVPDSIMISLIEEVMPKEGGFILDGFPRTVPQALALEEMLKAYNKQVDRVFLFDISEEVVVERLSGRLTCSQCGAVYHKKYNPPKQEGICDLCGGKLIQREDDKEEVIRKRYRVYVEQTKPLVEFYQERNKLTRLDAEQDIQEVNRRLLEVLKNGG, from the coding sequence GTGATAGTGGTCTTTTTAGGACCTCCTGGGTCTGGTAAGGGGACGCAGGCAAAAAAGCTCTCTCAGGAGCTTGGTCTTTTGCACATATCCACAGGAGACCTACTAAGGGAAGCGGTGAAAAACCAAACTCCTTTGGGCTTGAAGGCAAGGGAATACATGGAAAGGGGAGAGCTTGTCCCAGATAGTATTATGATATCCTTAATAGAAGAGGTTATGCCTAAGGAGGGTGGTTTTATACTTGACGGCTTTCCAAGAACTGTGCCACAAGCTCTCGCTCTTGAGGAAATGCTAAAAGCTTACAACAAACAGGTGGATAGGGTCTTCCTTTTTGACATTTCTGAAGAGGTGGTAGTGGAGAGACTCTCTGGAAGGCTTACCTGCTCTCAATGTGGCGCGGTATACCACAAGAAATACAATCCACCAAAGCAAGAAGGTATATGCGACCTGTGTGGTGGAAAGCTTATCCAGAGAGAGGATGACAAGGAAGAAGTCATAAGGAAAAGATATAGGGTATACGTGGAACAGACAAAACCTCTTGTTGAATTTTACCAAGAAAGGAATAAATTAACAAGATTGGACGCAGAGCAGGATATACAGGAAGTAAACAGAAGGCTTTTAGAGGTATTAAAGAATGGCGGTTGA
- the rpmJ gene encoding 50S ribosomal protein L36, whose amino-acid sequence MKVKPSVKPICDKCKVIRRKGRVMVICENPKHKQRQGN is encoded by the coding sequence ATGAAGGTAAAGCCCTCTGTTAAACCCATATGCGACAAGTGTAAGGTGATAAGGAGAAAGGGAAGAGTTATGGTAATATGCGAAAACCCAAAGCACAAACAAAGACAGGGTAATTGA
- a CDS encoding TRC40/GET3/ArsA family transport-energizing ATPase, protein MRVILFSGKGGVGKTTISAATAYKLSTLGYKTIVVSLDPAHSLGDAFDIPEEEKTKAKGLPIKISENLYIQEIDIQEEVDRYWGDVYRFLELLFNTTGLDQVVSEELAILPGMEEVTSLLYVNKYYKDGEFDALVLDLPPTGESLRFVSMPTVLKWYMRKIFNVERTILKVARPVARRLTDVPIPDDEYFKALENFYEKLKGVDELLVDPEITSVRLVANPEKMVLKESQRAFMYFNLFGVNVDAVVVNKVLPPFVEDCEHFSKWVLTQKKHLEDMHALFHPVPVFTVPLMEDEIVGEERLKILSDLIYGDTDPIRVFHKEKPYEFIEQNGDYMIKLKAPFLTKDGLSVLKSEGEIVIRWRNFKSHILLPRKLRDYEPVGAKIEEGYLKVFLSKAT, encoded by the coding sequence ATGAGAGTTATCCTCTTTTCCGGCAAGGGTGGAGTAGGCAAGACTACAATTTCCGCAGCAACCGCCTATAAGCTGTCAACTCTTGGCTATAAGACTATAGTGGTTTCTCTTGACCCAGCTCACAGTCTGGGAGATGCCTTTGATATTCCAGAGGAAGAAAAGACCAAAGCAAAGGGACTACCTATAAAGATTTCTGAAAACCTATACATACAGGAGATAGACATACAGGAAGAGGTGGACAGATATTGGGGAGATGTTTATAGGTTTTTGGAGCTTCTTTTCAATACCACCGGGCTTGACCAAGTAGTATCCGAGGAGCTTGCCATACTGCCGGGTATGGAGGAGGTCACCAGCCTTCTATATGTAAACAAATACTACAAAGATGGAGAGTTTGACGCCTTGGTGCTTGACCTACCGCCTACTGGCGAGTCCTTGCGCTTTGTGTCCATGCCTACAGTGCTTAAGTGGTATATGAGAAAGATATTTAACGTGGAAAGGACTATACTCAAAGTGGCAAGACCTGTAGCACGACGCCTTACCGATGTCCCCATACCCGATGACGAATACTTCAAAGCCCTTGAAAATTTCTACGAAAAGCTAAAGGGAGTGGACGAGCTTCTTGTTGACCCCGAGATAACCTCTGTAAGGCTTGTGGCAAACCCAGAAAAGATGGTTCTCAAAGAAAGCCAGAGAGCCTTTATGTATTTTAACCTGTTTGGGGTAAACGTGGATGCGGTGGTGGTCAACAAGGTTTTACCACCTTTTGTGGAAGACTGCGAGCACTTTTCAAAATGGGTGCTAACACAGAAAAAACATCTTGAGGATATGCATGCCCTCTTTCATCCAGTTCCAGTCTTTACAGTTCCACTTATGGAGGATGAAATAGTAGGTGAAGAAAGATTGAAAATACTCTCTGACCTTATATATGGTGATACAGACCCCATAAGAGTTTTCCACAAGGAAAAGCCCTATGAGTTTATAGAGCAAAATGGAGATTATATGATAAAACTTAAGGCACCCTTCCTCACAAAGGATGGTTTGTCTGTCCTTAAAAGCGAAGGTGAGATAGTTATCCGGTGGAGAAACTTCAAGAGCCACATACTCCTACCAAGAAAGCTCAGAGACTACGAGCCAGTGGGTGCAAAGATTGAAGAAGGCTATTTGAAGGTCTTTCTCTCAAAGGCTACTTAG
- the rplE gene encoding 50S ribosomal protein L5 encodes MSVETKYVPRLYRKYKEEVVPQLINRFGYKNPMEVPKIVKIVVNMGVGEAVNDIKYLERAIEDLRAITGQHPAIRRAKKSEAGFKLRKGMPVGLKVTLRKERMWDFLDKLICVALPRVKDFKGLNPRSFDGRGNYAFGIAEQIVFPEIDYEKVDAIRGMDIIIHTTAETDEEAFWLLSLLGLPIRSVGG; translated from the coding sequence ATGAGCGTAGAAACCAAGTATGTTCCAAGACTTTACAGAAAGTATAAGGAAGAAGTTGTTCCACAGCTCATAAACCGCTTTGGCTACAAAAACCCAATGGAAGTGCCAAAGATAGTCAAGATAGTGGTTAACATGGGTGTTGGTGAAGCGGTTAACGACATAAAATACCTTGAAAGGGCTATAGAGGACCTCAGGGCTATAACTGGTCAGCATCCTGCAATTAGAAGGGCAAAGAAATCTGAGGCTGGTTTTAAGCTTAGAAAGGGTATGCCGGTGGGTCTAAAGGTAACCCTCAGAAAGGAAAGGATGTGGGACTTTTTAGATAAGCTTATATGTGTTGCACTGCCAAGGGTGAAGGACTTTAAAGGTCTCAATCCAAGGTCCTTTGATGGCAGAGGAAACTACGCCTTTGGTATTGCAGAGCAGATAGTCTTTCCGGAGATAGACTATGAGAAGGTGGATGCCATAAGGGGTATGGATATTATAATTCATACCACAGCAGAAACAGACGAGGAAGCCTTTTGGCTTCTTTCTTTGCTGGGGCTTCCCATAAGAAGTGTAGGAGGTTAA
- the infA gene encoding translation initiation factor IF-1 yields MAKKKGEEKQKEKGIVLEGEVIEALPNAMFKVRLETGHEVLAHVSGKMRIHFIRILPGDKVKVELSPYDLTRGRIIYRG; encoded by the coding sequence ATGGCTAAGAAGAAGGGAGAAGAAAAACAAAAGGAAAAGGGTATAGTGCTTGAGGGTGAGGTCATAGAGGCTCTGCCTAATGCCATGTTTAAAGTAAGGTTGGAAACGGGACATGAAGTGCTTGCCCATGTGTCTGGTAAAATGAGGATACACTTTATCAGGATACTACCCGGCGACAAGGTTAAGGTGGAGCTATCCCCCTATGACCTCACAAGAGGAAGAATAATATACAGAGGATGA
- the rplF gene encoding 50S ribosomal protein L6 produces MSRIGKKPIEIPAGVKVSIQEGEIRVEGPKGKLSMKLHPDISVRLEGNTIRVERPTDLPFHRAMHGTTAALIRNMIKGVTEGYTKVLEVVGLGYRAAVKGNNLELNLGFSHPVIYPIPPDVKIEVKENKIYVSGIDKARVGQVCAQIRAFKKPDAYKGKGIRYEGEVLRLKAGKAAGKGKGGKK; encoded by the coding sequence ATGTCAAGAATAGGCAAGAAACCAATTGAAATTCCCGCAGGTGTTAAGGTAAGCATCCAAGAGGGTGAAATTAGGGTTGAAGGACCAAAGGGCAAGCTGTCTATGAAGCTCCATCCGGACATAAGTGTAAGGCTGGAAGGCAACACCATAAGGGTAGAAAGACCCACAGACCTACCCTTTCATCGGGCTATGCATGGCACCACTGCAGCACTTATCAGAAACATGATAAAAGGGGTTACTGAAGGCTACACAAAGGTGCTTGAGGTGGTGGGTCTTGGTTATAGGGCTGCGGTCAAGGGTAATAACTTAGAGCTTAATCTTGGATTTTCTCACCCTGTGATTTACCCTATTCCCCCAGACGTGAAGATAGAGGTCAAGGAAAACAAAATATATGTAAGTGGTATAGACAAAGCCAGGGTAGGTCAGGTGTGTGCTCAAATAAGAGCCTTCAAAAAACCCGATGCATATAAGGGTAAAGGTATAAGGTACGAAGGTGAAGTTCTCAGACTAAAGGCAGGAAAGGCTGCTGGAAAGGGTAAGGGTGGTAAAAAGTAA
- the rpsD gene encoding 30S ribosomal protein S4 yields MGRYIGPLVRIDRRFGVVVSGKKSAPKILARRNFPPGQHGRIKGRRRKLTEYGIRLMEKQKLKFLYGGLREKQFKRYFDEASRSKGNTGQVLLQLLERRLDNVVYRLGFACTRRQARQWIVHGHFLVNGKKVDIPSYRVEVGDVIEVKPSSRDIPQLLENLQNVDPRSIPPWLELDKENFRGKVVDLPRDIQLEVPINLQYVIEFYSRV; encoded by the coding sequence ATGGGTAGGTATATAGGACCTCTGGTAAGGATAGATAGAAGATTTGGGGTGGTTGTATCGGGTAAAAAGAGTGCACCAAAAATCTTAGCCAGAAGAAACTTTCCACCCGGTCAGCACGGAAGGATAAAGGGTAGAAGAAGAAAGCTTACCGAATACGGCATAAGACTTATGGAAAAACAAAAGCTCAAGTTTCTTTATGGAGGTCTAAGAGAGAAGCAGTTCAAAAGATATTTTGACGAGGCATCCCGCTCCAAAGGGAACACAGGACAGGTTCTTCTCCAACTCTTGGAAAGAAGACTTGATAATGTAGTCTATAGGTTAGGTTTTGCCTGCACCAGAAGGCAGGCAAGACAATGGATAGTGCATGGGCACTTTTTAGTAAATGGTAAGAAGGTGGACATACCCTCCTACAGGGTTGAGGTGGGAGACGTAATAGAGGTAAAGCCCTCCTCAAGGGATATACCACAGCTTTTGGAAAACCTACAAAACGTGGACCCAAGAAGCATACCACCTTGGCTTGAATTAGATAAGGAGAACTTCAGAGGGAAAGTGGTAGACCTTCCAAGAGACATT
- the rpmD gene encoding 50S ribosomal protein L30, with protein sequence MAKLRVKLVRGLAGKSEAQIKAVKSLGLRKVGQVVLLEDNPMVRGNIRKAIHLLQVEEVEE encoded by the coding sequence ATGGCAAAGCTCAGAGTAAAGCTTGTTAGAGGTCTTGCGGGAAAGTCAGAAGCTCAAATAAAGGCGGTAAAAAGCCTTGGGCTAAGGAAGGTGGGTCAAGTGGTTTTGCTTGAGGACAATCCTATGGTAAGAGGCAATATACGTAAAGCAATTCATCTTCTTCAGGTAGAGGAGGTAGAGGAATGA
- the rplN gene encoding 50S ribosomal protein L14: MLQRQSYANVADNSGAKKVQIIGIPYAPRKYATLGDVVTVTVKVAAPNSPAKKGKVYRAVVVRTKKEVRRPDGSYIKFDDNAVVLLNQYGEPLGTRILGPIAREVRNRGFTKLASLAPEVV, translated from the coding sequence ATGTTGCAGAGGCAGAGTTATGCAAACGTGGCGGATAATTCAGGAGCTAAAAAGGTTCAGATAATAGGTATACCCTATGCACCAAGAAAGTATGCAACCTTGGGTGATGTAGTGACTGTTACTGTAAAAGTGGCAGCACCCAATAGCCCTGCAAAGAAAGGCAAGGTATACAGAGCTGTAGTGGTTAGAACGAAAAAGGAAGTGAGGCGCCCAGACGGTAGCTATATAAAGTTTGACGACAATGCGGTAGTCCTTCTAAACCAGTATGGAGAACCTCTTGGGACCCGTATACTTGGACCCATAGCCAGAGAGGTTAGAAACAGAGGTTTTACCAAATTGGCATCTCTTGCTCCGGAGGTAGTGTGA
- the rpsH gene encoding 30S ribosomal protein S8 translates to MDPVADMFSAIKNAIRRRKDYVDTPSSKLKEAILELLKKEGYIRDWERLEENKKGTQYTLRIHLKYLDPKKEKSVISEIKKVSKPGRRVYVPKHKIPYVQKGLGIAILSTDAGIITDHDARKLGKGGELIAYVW, encoded by the coding sequence ATGGACCCAGTAGCGGATATGTTTTCTGCGATAAAGAACGCCATAAGAAGAAGGAAAGACTACGTGGATACACCCTCCTCAAAACTAAAAGAGGCTATTTTGGAGCTCCTTAAAAAGGAGGGTTATATAAGGGACTGGGAAAGGCTTGAGGAAAACAAAAAAGGCACACAGTACACACTAAGGATACACCTTAAATACCTTGACCCTAAAAAGGAGAAAAGTGTCATTTCTGAAATCAAGAAGGTTTCCAAACCTGGAAGGAGGGTATACGTTCCAAAGCATAAGATACCTTACGTGCAAAAGGGTCTTGGTATAGCTATACTTTCCACAGACGCTGGCATTATTACAGACCACGATGCAAGGAAACTTGGTAAAGGTGGAGAATTAATAGCATATGTTTGGTGA
- the rplR gene encoding 50S ribosomal protein L18 — MAKLNRHEKRERRHKRIRKKISGTPERPRLCVYRSLNAFYAQIIDDSGGQSRTLVSASSIDREYVQLTGKRGGKSIQDVQKVAELLVKRAMEKGIKKVVFDRGGFLYHGKIKAFADKCRELGLEF, encoded by the coding sequence ATGGCAAAGCTAAATAGACATGAGAAAAGGGAAAGGAGACACAAAAGAATAAGGAAGAAGATATCTGGAACTCCTGAAAGACCAAGGTTGTGTGTCTACAGAAGTCTTAATGCCTTCTACGCACAGATTATTGATGATTCTGGAGGACAATCAAGGACTTTAGTCTCCGCTTCCTCTATAGACCGTGAGTATGTTCAACTAACAGGCAAAAGGGGTGGAAAGTCTATACAGGACGTGCAAAAGGTTGCGGAGCTCCTTGTCAAAAGGGCTATGGAGAAGGGTATAAAAAAGGTGGTTTTTGATAGAGGTGGTTTCCTTTACCACGGAAAGATAAAGGCTTTTGCAGATAAATGCAGAGAACTTGGTCTTGAATTCTAA
- the rplO gene encoding 50S ribosomal protein L15: MKLHELAPNEGAVRERKRVGRGIGSGRGKTCGRGHKGQKSRSGDRKLPSWFEGGQTPLHKRVPKRGFKPVNRVEYTVVNLKTLEKYFDAGQEITPELLLQKGLVKKGMPVKVLGDGELTKPLKVKAHAFSQSARQKIEAVGGSCEEIKW; encoded by the coding sequence ATGAAACTGCACGAGCTTGCACCCAACGAAGGAGCGGTAAGGGAAAGAAAAAGGGTAGGAAGGGGTATAGGCTCTGGACGTGGTAAAACCTGTGGAAGGGGTCATAAGGGTCAGAAGTCAAGGTCTGGAGACAGAAAGCTCCCTTCATGGTTTGAAGGTGGACAAACACCGCTTCACAAAAGGGTGCCAAAAAGAGGTTTCAAACCTGTAAACAGGGTGGAGTATACGGTAGTAAACCTCAAGACCTTAGAGAAATACTTTGATGCAGGTCAAGAGATAACTCCAGAGCTTCTCCTTCAAAAGGGGCTTGTGAAGAAGGGTATGCCAGTAAAAGTGCTCGGAGACGGAGAACTCACCAAGCCACTCAAAGTAAAAGCTCACGCCTTCTCTCAGTCCGCAAGGCAGAAGATAGAAGCAGTTGGTGGAAGCTGTGAGGAGATAAAGTGGTAG
- the rpsE gene encoding 30S ribosomal protein S5: MGGVSIESLIDKKRKEQGIAELEDQLQIEERLIYARRTTRVTKGGKRFSFSALVIVGDRRGFVGFGLGKAREVPIAIAKAIEDGKKHIIRVPIENGTVPHDVIGHYGPTMIKVMPARRGTGIVAGGAAKPIFELAGYTDVLTKLQGSTNPNNVVRAVFDALLKLRSIEEVAKARGIDIEVLRKRYNIYARDLRIP; this comes from the coding sequence ATGGGTGGCGTATCTATTGAAAGTTTAATTGACAAGAAAAGAAAAGAGCAGGGTATAGCGGAGCTTGAAGACCAGCTCCAAATAGAAGAGAGACTCATTTATGCAAGGAGGACCACGAGGGTTACAAAGGGTGGAAAGAGGTTCTCCTTTAGTGCCCTGGTGATAGTAGGAGACAGGAGAGGTTTTGTAGGCTTTGGGCTCGGAAAGGCAAGGGAAGTGCCAATAGCAATAGCCAAAGCTATAGAGGATGGGAAAAAGCACATAATAAGAGTGCCAATAGAAAACGGCACTGTCCCACACGACGTGATAGGACATTATGGTCCTACTATGATAAAGGTTATGCCTGCAAGGCGTGGAACGGGTATAGTGGCTGGTGGTGCTGCAAAACCCATCTTTGAATTAGCAGGCTACACAGACGTGCTTACCAAGCTCCAAGGAAGCACAAACCCCAACAATGTGGTAAGGGCAGTCTTTGACGCACTTCTCAAGCTAAGGTCCATAGAAGAAGTGGCAAAAGCAAGGGGCATAGATATAGAAGTGCTAAGAAAGCGATATAACATCTACGCAAGAGACCTGCGTATCCCATAA
- a CDS encoding type Z 30S ribosomal protein S14 yields the protein MARKAKVAKDVLHFPKYVVRQKNRCPLCGRPRGFIRQFGMCRLCFRELALRGEIPGIRKASW from the coding sequence ATGGCAAGGAAAGCAAAAGTTGCAAAGGATGTGCTTCACTTCCCTAAATATGTGGTAAGACAGAAAAACAGATGTCCTTTGTGTGGTAGACCAAGAGGTTTTATAAGACAATTTGGTATGTGTAGGCTTTGCTTTAGAGAGCTCGCCCTTAGGGGTGAAATCCCAGGTATTAGAAAAGCAAGTTGGTAA
- the rpsK gene encoding 30S ribosomal protein S11, giving the protein MARRQQPKKQKRTVTEGIVHILSTFNNTIVTITDKQGNVLVWESGGTVGFKGTRKSTPYAAQLAAQKAAKRAMQEYGLQEAEVRIKGAGAGRESALRAIYAAGIKIKAIRDVTPIPHNGCRPPAKRRV; this is encoded by the coding sequence ATGGCGAGAAGGCAACAACCTAAAAAACAAAAAAGAACCGTAACAGAAGGTATAGTTCACATACTTAGCACTTTTAACAACACCATAGTAACCATAACCGATAAGCAGGGCAACGTCCTTGTTTGGGAAAGCGGTGGCACTGTAGGTTTTAAGGGAACGAGGAAGAGCACGCCCTATGCAGCACAGCTTGCAGCACAAAAGGCGGCAAAGAGGGCTATGCAAGAGTATGGACTTCAAGAAGCGGAAGTTAGGATAAAAGGAGCAGGTGCAGGAAGAGAGTCCGCTCTCAGAGCCATATACGCCGCTGGTATAAAGATAAAAGCAATAAGGGATGTGACGCCCATACCTCATAATGGATGCAGACCACCAGCCAAGAGGAGGGTTTAA
- the rpsM gene encoding 30S ribosomal protein S13, with protein sequence MARIAGVDLPDGKKLEVALTYLYGIGWSRAREICEKTGIPCTKRLGELTPEELNTIRKFIEQNYTVEGDLRREVQMNIKKLIDMGCYRGIRHAKGLPVRGQQTRTNARTRKGKRKTVGGTKKKIVK encoded by the coding sequence ATGGCAAGGATAGCGGGTGTTGACCTTCCTGATGGAAAAAAGTTAGAGGTTGCCCTTACATACCTTTATGGCATAGGATGGTCAAGGGCAAGGGAGATATGTGAGAAAACCGGTATACCCTGCACCAAAAGGCTTGGAGAGTTAACACCAGAAGAGTTAAATACCATAAGGAAGTTTATAGAGCAAAACTACACCGTGGAAGGTGACCTCAGAAGGGAAGTTCAAATGAACATTAAAAAGCTCATAGACATGGGATGTTATAGAGGTATAAGGCATGCAAAGGGTTTGCCAGTAAGAGGTCAGCAAACAAGGACCAATGCAAGAACCAGAAAGGGTAAAAGAAAAACCGTTGGTGGAACTAAGAAAAAGATAGTAAAGTAA
- the map gene encoding type I methionyl aminopeptidase — protein sequence MAVELYSFKEIERIKKACAVVVEVLQEVVKAVRPGISTYELELIAREEVKKRGAKPAFLNYKPPFSDERFPACLCVSVNEAVVHGLPKKEQIIRDGDIVSLDFGAYVEGYAGDSAITVAVGEISKEKALLMKATKEALEEAVKVCVPGNWVSDIVETIYKVARKYGVYPLKNLGGHGIGRKVHEDPFIPNHPETLKREKKDYKLRQGMVLAIEPMFSLGTEEISHDGDRWTVITADRSPAAHYEYVVAVTKQGPIILTEFKDG from the coding sequence ATGGCGGTTGAGCTATATTCCTTTAAGGAGATTGAAAGGATAAAGAAGGCGTGCGCTGTAGTAGTTGAGGTCCTGCAGGAAGTTGTAAAAGCGGTAAGACCGGGCATATCTACCTATGAGTTGGAGTTGATAGCGAGAGAGGAAGTAAAGAAGAGGGGTGCAAAGCCTGCCTTTCTCAACTACAAGCCACCCTTTAGCGACGAAAGGTTTCCAGCCTGCCTGTGCGTTTCTGTAAACGAGGCGGTGGTTCATGGCTTACCAAAGAAGGAGCAAATAATAAGAGACGGTGATATCGTGAGCCTGGACTTTGGAGCTTATGTGGAAGGCTATGCAGGTGATTCAGCCATCACCGTAGCGGTAGGAGAAATAAGCAAGGAAAAGGCATTGCTTATGAAGGCAACGAAGGAAGCCCTTGAAGAGGCGGTCAAGGTATGCGTGCCTGGCAATTGGGTCTCAGATATAGTGGAAACTATCTACAAGGTAGCAAGAAAGTATGGTGTATATCCGCTTAAGAACCTCGGAGGTCATGGCATAGGTAGAAAGGTGCACGAAGACCCCTTCATACCAAACCATCCTGAAACTCTAAAAAGGGAAAAAAAGGACTACAAGCTAAGACAGGGTATGGTATTGGCTATTGAGCCCATGTTTTCTCTCGGAACAGAGGAGATATCTCATGATGGCGACCGTTGGACTGTTATAACCGCAGACAGAAGCCCCGCAGCACACTATGAATATGTGGTTGCGGTAACAAAACAAGGACCTATAATATTGACGGAGTTTAAAGATGGCTAA
- the secY gene encoding preprotein translocase subunit SecY, with the protein MVEYIKQLLSIEDFRKKFLYTLFMLAIYRFGSHIPLPGIDTDALQEFFKSFEGTLFYLYDIFSGGNLSRMTLFALGVMPYISASIMMQLLTVAVPELQRLAKEEGDYGRYKINQYTRYLTLFVAFVQSIGIAIWLQGQVSPRGTPIVLDAGFLFSITTVIALVSSTMFLVWVGDRITEKGIGNGMSLLIFAGIVAGFPSAGIRLWDMLRNGDISPFAFVGAILFILAVVVAIVFIQEAERRVPIQYPRRQVGRQEIVGTSSYLPIKINPAGVIPIIFAQSLLIIPSTILGFIQHPIAKALHDAFNPTTLPYNILYVAFIIFFTYFYTAVLINPVDVADNLRKAGAFIPGVRPGQDTQRYLEYIINRLVFVGALFLSVVAVVPIFVSLWLNVPFYFGGTTALIVVGVALDTINKLEAQLLQQKYTKYRRKVR; encoded by the coding sequence GTGGTAGAGTATATAAAACAGCTTCTTTCCATTGAGGATTTTAGGAAGAAGTTTCTATACACCTTGTTTATGTTAGCCATATACAGGTTTGGTAGTCATATACCCTTACCTGGCATAGACACCGACGCTCTTCAGGAGTTTTTCAAGAGCTTTGAGGGAACACTTTTCTACCTCTATGACATATTTTCGGGTGGAAATCTAAGTAGGATGACCCTCTTTGCCCTTGGAGTTATGCCTTACATATCTGCCTCCATAATGATGCAACTTCTTACTGTGGCTGTGCCAGAACTCCAAAGGCTCGCAAAGGAGGAGGGAGATTACGGAAGGTATAAGATAAACCAATATACAAGGTATCTGACTCTTTTTGTTGCTTTTGTTCAATCCATAGGTATTGCAATATGGCTTCAAGGTCAAGTTTCACCAAGAGGAACACCTATAGTATTAGATGCGGGTTTCCTCTTTTCCATAACCACAGTAATAGCCCTTGTTTCTTCCACCATGTTTCTTGTATGGGTGGGTGATAGGATAACTGAAAAGGGTATTGGCAACGGCATGTCCTTGCTTATCTTTGCGGGTATAGTGGCAGGCTTTCCCAGTGCAGGCATAAGACTGTGGGATATGCTAAGGAACGGAGATATCTCACCCTTTGCCTTTGTGGGTGCTATACTTTTTATCTTGGCTGTGGTTGTTGCTATCGTATTCATACAAGAGGCAGAAAGAAGGGTGCCAATCCAGTATCCAAGAAGGCAGGTAGGTAGGCAGGAAATTGTTGGCACTTCCAGCTATCTCCCTATAAAGATAAACCCTGCAGGTGTTATACCAATCATCTTTGCCCAGTCTCTTCTTATAATACCTTCAACTATTTTAGGCTTCATACAGCACCCTATTGCGAAAGCTCTACACGACGCCTTTAATCCAACCACACTGCCTTACAACATACTATACGTAGCCTTCATAATCTTTTTCACCTATTTCTACACTGCAGTGCTTATAAACCCTGTGGATGTGGCGGATAATCTAAGAAAGGCAGGTGCCTTTATCCCAGGGGTGAGACCTGGTCAAGATACACAGAGATACCTTGAATACATAATAAACAGGCTCGTCTTTGTAGGTGCCCTTTTCCTCAGTGTGGTGGCGGTTGTGCCCATCTTTGTAAGTCTTTGGCTTAATGTGCCCTTCTATTTTGGAGGAACAACAGCACTTATAGTGGTAGGTGTTGCCCTTGATACCATAAATAAACTTGAAGCACAGCTCCTTCAACAGAAATATACCAAATACAGGAGGAAGGTAAGGTGA
- the rplX gene encoding 50S ribosomal protein L24 produces MAHKIKKGDTVVVLRGKERGKTGEVIKVLREENRVIVKNVNLVKKHVKGIPNVREGGIYEIEAPIHISNVMLICPKCGKPTRVGIRTVVEGEVLRKYRYCKKCNENIDLIREKARVRA; encoded by the coding sequence ATGGCTCATAAGATAAAGAAGGGTGATACAGTGGTTGTCCTAAGAGGAAAGGAAAGGGGTAAAACAGGAGAAGTAATAAAAGTCCTCAGAGAAGAAAACAGGGTTATAGTAAAGAATGTAAACCTTGTGAAAAAACATGTAAAGGGAATTCCCAACGTAAGAGAAGGTGGAATATACGAAATAGAAGCTCCTATACACATCAGCAACGTTATGCTTATCTGTCCAAAATGTGGGAAACCTACAAGGGTTGGAATAAGGACGGTGGTGGAAGGAGAGGTCCTAAGAAAATACAGATACTGTAAGAAATGCAACGAAAATATTGACCTCATAAGAGAAAAAGCGAGGGTTAGAGCATGA